A stretch of the Argentina anserina chromosome 6, drPotAnse1.1, whole genome shotgun sequence genome encodes the following:
- the LOC126800303 gene encoding sugar transport protein 10-like, with amino-acid sequence MTKSKRKVVVIDGVVQNEEDNITNYMLMACSVAAMGGLIFGYDSGGVASRSFYLKKFAPELFLDDTNKPHTSLYCRPGNQYLNLFTSSVYLAAFISSLLASSVTRYCGRNISMSLAGLVYFIGVCISTAALNFTMLVIGRMFIGVGIGFAIQSVLIYLSEMAPPHVRGALNQCFQMNVTIGILLANYVNYWTADIKGGWGWRVSFGASAIPALILGVGSFFLPNTPCSMLERGEFDNAKDLLQKLRGDSNNVYQEFHDLLYASEVAKKVEHPWKDIVKPRYRPHLVMCIVIPFFQQFSGINAIMFYAPLLFRSLGFGEKAMVASSAITGVVNVVSTCISIALVDTSGRRPFFIQGGIQMSICQIAIGTFIAAKFGTSGHGSLSKSETDLMVVLICFYVAAFAWSWGPLGWLVPSEICPLEIRSAANGLNVCVNMFFTHVIAQTTLVMFCTMRFGLYYFFAVFCVIMTVFVYFFLPETKRVSIEDMNSVWKEHWFWGKYIPDDAIPERDAFRDLHM; translated from the exons ATGACTAAATCAAAAAGGAAAGTTGTTGTTATAGATGGGGTGGTGCAAAATGAGGAGGATAACATCACCAACTATATGTTGATGGCATGTTCAGTTGCTGCCATGGGTGGTCTTATTTTCGGTTATGACTCAG GAGGGGTGGCTTCAAGGTCATTCTACCTGAAGAAGTTTGCCCCAGAGTTATTTCTGGATGACACAAACAAACCTCACACCAGCCTATACTGCAGACCTGGAAACCAGTACTTGAATTTGTTCACTTCTTCCGTCTACCTGGCGGCATTTATATCTTCCTTGCTTGCTTCATCAGTAACCAGGTACTGTGGCCGAAACATCTCCATGAGCTTGGCTGGATTGGTCTACTTCATCGGCGTTTGCATAAGCACAGCTGCGTTGAACTTCACAATGCTTGTCATTGGTCGAATGTTTATCGGTGTAGGCATTGGTTTTGCCATTCAATCTGTCCTAATCTATCTATCAGAAATGGCTCCACCACATGTCAGAGGAGCTTTAAACCAATGTTTCCAAATGAATGTCACAATCGGAATACTACTAGCGAATTATGTGAACTATTGGACTGCTGATATAAAGGGGGGTTGGGGATGGAGAGTGTCATTTGGCGCCTCAGCTATTCCAGCTCTAATTCTTGGTGTTGGATCATTCTTCCTACCCAACACTCCTTGTTCTATGCTTGAAAGAGGTGAATTTGACAATGCCAAAGACTTGTTACAAAAACTGCGCGGCGATAGCAATAATGTGTATCAGGAATTTCATGACCTGCTGTATGCATCCGAGGTTGCAAAAAAGGTAGAGCATCCGTGGAAGGACATAGTGAAGCCAAGATATAGGCCTCACCTTGTCATGTGCATTGTTATTCCGTTTTTTCAGCAGTTCTCTGGCATAAATGCCATCATGTTCTATGCGCCTCTTCTCTTCAGGTCTCTAGGCTTCGGTGAGAAGGCTATGGTGGCGTCTTCGGCCATCACCGGAGTTGTTAATGTCGTTTCCACTTGTATTTCTATTGCCTTGGTTGACACCAGTGGGAGGAGGCCTTTTTTCATTCAAGGGGGTATCCAAATGTCTATTTGTCAG ATAGCAATAGGAACCTTTATCGCCGCCAAGTTTGGAACCTCAGGTCACGGTTCTCTGTCGAAAAGCGAAACCGATTTGATGGTAGTGCTGATTTGCTTCTATGTAGCAGCATTTGCATGGTCTTGGGGTCCTTTGGGTTGGTTAGTACCAAGCGAGATCTGCCCCTTAGAGATCAGATCAGCAGCTAATGGTCTCAATGTCTGTGTGAACATGTTTTTCACACACGTAATTGCTCAAACAACTCTTGTTATGTTTTGCACAATGAGGTTCGGGCTCTACTATTTCTTTGCCGTCTTCTGTGTGATCATGACCGTCTTTGTCTACTTCTTCCTGCCGGAGACCAAGCGCGTATCGATTGAAGATATGAACTCAGTGTGGAAGGAGCATTGGTTCTGGGGGAAGTACATCCCCGACGATGCCATTCCTGAACGTGACGCATTCCGGGATCTCCACATGTAG